The Topomyia yanbarensis strain Yona2022 chromosome 3, ASM3024719v1, whole genome shotgun sequence nucleotide sequence tgggtttgatgtttgaggcgaatatgtaggtagatagatctaatttgttactaaattgcacaacgaaagtttattatttacgttcgattaattcattgattcatttccccatcacgtgattcatttccactcagcctatagtactttgattctactaataagtacatactacaaagcctatttatgaatgaatacactgccacttgaaaaaccgttgcaaaaacgcatcttgtgcatatataaaattgttttcgattcttataTATTTGTAGTTTCGTTATAtaattaagaccactgcattcgctatatttgtatgcgtactttaggaaagttataataatggcaaaatataactagaatgcttggtctatacatgaaatgtgattatatcgtctaaaatttgatttttcttcactggtccgggttttttaccacacacaatggaaaaggttttacaagctaatcttatgctataaagatttagttccagatattagttggtcacagttttctgtcttctttcttcagatcttcttaaataagtttaatcggattcgatcacctactacaaatgaaatgacctgataaccaagaaggctTGGTTCAATatataacattcgatgttgattggttgtgactaaaccatacgtaagaaatatgatttgtttattattactataaatgtattaagaaaataaatattttactttaagtagtatagtcctacgtctacagctcgtgcaaccccatagtatgtagtttttcttatttttatgtttaaaaaatccaaattaaattcaaccaacaaactgacagttgtcgtACTAAATGACGTacctgcaaatatctcgtttgCCTCATTGTTAACAGggagcaccccacacagcatgatctggtacttttgcaatccgctagcagcctgccatcccaagtttcatatgcaaactatggtagatgagaagagacttttctacggttcatgtacgtacacgccacatgacacaaatactacatcacaagctggtggaaaataataaacaaagacggcaaaagtaaatgaGATTGTTTTCAACTAGGAAacttcattagtgttcgtgagaacGGTCGCAAAGAACTCAAGAGAAGACAATTGCGaagccaatttgatccagtcctaacctcaatattgaaccagcttctgattggtcgttttggcagtcaagagcgttcataatattttcaaacgggatgaataacagtgctgctgaatctattttggctacttttcatacacattaacatttcatgcaaattgaataaataccctgaatgacgatataactacgtgTATGGTTAAGAGAGACACGagtataaaattcaatttttaaatgcagctagtattgtgaattcTTGAAAGAGGGTAgatatttgaggtacaattattttcagcaattgtgaaaaacatgcaaatggaatctggcaacgatggatgcttgttgtGTTTGGAATTACGACAGGACCTGGTACATAcatgttgtcgtctcttctcttagggtagatctgataaggcaacctatagagtcgtgcaagtcgcatggatttggatgtgttattgtcctaaaaggaaacaaactaaaaatgtttttttcaataatttcgagcctaaaaattgaaaaaggactgagatatgaACTCACGGTACTATTCTGCATCaggatatgccttaacccgcacacccctaaagatccctattgaaaGTGTCAAATTGACAGTGCAATTGTAGAATTCTCAGTATTCGGTGCTGGATTACTGTAAATCCGATAATTGCGCTGTCAATTTTTGACAATTtgaattgctgaattttccgcAAAGCGAATCTTCCAAACTGAGTCACGTATTTTTGAGcaattttatttattccattCAGCACGATCCGCAACACATTCATTCTCAACAGTCAAAAATAAGCTTCGATTTTTTACAACTCTGATCACAAGCCTTTGATGTATCCCTAAGCTTCGTATGACGCGTCCATTGGAACAAACTCGATCTTCAACTTTTCTTCAACATCACTTTCATAAATCGCTTCTTCGACCATAGCCTGATCGTCAAGAAAATGCCCTCCAATCATTTCATTTTCGGCATCCAGCGTTTTCAGCATACTATAAACTTTTGCCAAAATCTGATCTTCCTCCGAGATGAAGTCCATGTCATTTTCATTCCGGTATCGGATTCGTCGGGAAAGACCCATCATGTCAAGTACTTCCTTTGCATCGGCATGACTTACTGGGAATGTTTTTGAATGACTTATTGTGGTATCATCCATCTCATAGTAGTCTTCGGTTTCCGGCGAATCGTTCTGATCCGCATCGAAATAGTTGTCAGCGAGGCATTCGGAAAAATCCACGCTATTTATATCGAAAGGAAACAAGCCGCATGCTTCAAACCCATCCCGTACAATGCGGTCATCGACCGATTCCATCGCGTTTTTCAGAAGACTTAAAAAATGTTCCGTTTTGACGTGTAGTTTTGGGTTGCTGAATTTCCAGCCATTCATAACATTCAGCCATGCCATTTCCAGCGACTTGAAAACTGCAGCTTCCAAAGGCTGGCAAACCTTTGTGCAATTTGCATACATACAAACGAGGATAATACCAAGTTTACTGCATTCTTCTGCTATTTCCCATGGTGTGTTCGAAGTGTGCCcatcaacaaaataaacaaccGGAAGCAAGTCTGCTTTTACAAGCTGAGGATGCAAGATGCGTTTGATGTATTTCATGAAGCATTCCTTATGAATCCATCCACTGTCTGTCTTGCTCAATCCCCATTCAGCGGGAACTTCTTTTGTAACCTTCATAGGAATTTTTTTATATGGCAATACTACCATAGGAGGAAACATTAAATCATCGGCAGAGCAAGTGAGCATCACAGTAATATTTTCCTTTGCTGACCCCTGCTCAATTTTATGTACGTTCCGCTTACATCGCCTAGCAATCACTTTGTCGATGGTGGGATGCAAGTAGAAACATGCTTCATCGCCGTTGAGAATTCTTCTTGGATCCGTAAGAATGTCAGCTATCTCCTCTTCATGAAGAATTCCTAAAACCTCGTTAAACCATTTTCTTATGTCGGACTTGGTTACGTTCGCACTAGCTCTCGTGCCACTCTTTGACTTTTGAATAGACAGTTCAGAGCGGTAACGGTCAATAAAGCAACTATACCATCGATCAcctaaaacagaaaaaatgaatTAGATTCTAGATTAAAAACATCAATGAGCTGGCATTAGTTACTTGGCTTCCCTGTCTTGAATCGATTCTTTTCCGGATGCTCTTCGAGGTAAAGAGATACCCGGTTCATGATTCGGTATTTGGTAACAGGGTATCCTTTACGGgccattttgttcatccatcccacaagctcaagctcgtcCGCTTGGTCTAGTACCGGTGCAGCTCCCGGTCTTGTTTGATGTTTATAGCGTTTGCTCAAACGGAATTTGATAGTGGATCTTGGAATGTCATACCGTCGGCAAGCTGTTTTGATTGCCATACCATTTCTGATTGCATGTAAACAATTGTTTATCACCTCCTCTGAGCGCGCCACTTTGCGCTTTTTTACTGTGTTGTTCATAATGCATCAACTGataaacaaacataaaaaacGATTAAAGTAACATGATTTCCTGATTGctaatcaatttgaaaataaatctgaataaAAGCCACCGAAAACCTAccttgaatatatttttttacattttgggtattcttaatttaatttaatcattttgggtattaataaataaacaaacagctGTCAAGAGAGAAATCTAGGGGTGTCCAAAATAAATTGGTCGCATTTTTTCAGCCATTTTGGACGCTATTTCTCGATAAACATGTTTAGGGCTCAAAagccaaatgtcaaaattcaatTTGATGAGAAATTCTGGAGAAACCGTTGttacgtccaaaaaattgtcgagacgttcgaaaaattgttttaaaatcgttcaacacgggtccaacgagggacgtttgttgaacggttatttggacgttgtccaaattggcccagcgaacgtccttcattggacgattttgaaaccaaccgttcttagagggtacctAAGTACGGTGCATAGCAGTCAACGAAAGAAAAACTTCTCTTTTGTTTGCTATCAACGGCGACTAACGGTTCGTTCATAAGTTTCCcctaaagtgaattttgactgTTGGTTTTTAAGTtgcctaatcatatgtttgtcgagaattgcaAGTCGAAAATTCCACCCAGTGCTCAGTTCAGTTCCAacaattctcatcagcttaatcagaactattagtgtcggattctgatgagacgaagtcgaaacgcaaatttcattactaatttagtttagtttagtaatactgtaattattgtcaaaaaaggacaattctcgcgtgttttttgtaaacggccaataagcatgctgtcaaaattcactttgagagtaaattccggacaaaccgtaactcgccaagaatggatgttaacattttatgaaagagaaaagttttctctgtcGTCTACTGCTATGACTTATAATCTgcgattaatggtttgtccggaatttcctttcaaagtgaattttgacagcatgcttattggcccttttcaaaaaacacgcgtgaATTAaacccttttttgacaataatcgtttatgctacagacactttatataacagacttgcggagagaaaaacaataaaactagCAAATGTAATGTAAATGGCATCACAGAAGCTCCTacaagctttgcatgggcttcgaAACCCTTCCTCTTGTATTTCCCCTCTCGAAATATTATGCTCGTCTGGccgcactttttgacagtccgtttggctgcaatttttgacacttcacTAGTCTTTATACACTAAAGTGTTTGTAgtttacgccagcttgacagcaacgcccagttgaagatgtcgggtgttcattgaataaacatccaacgcattggactaacgtaggatgacttaatcttactgggcggttgacgtaaacgattattgtcaaaaagggcaattaaacgtattacgaactgagcAATTttgaccgccattatggcacgtaaaaagctggataggtTTTGTGCTTTTCGCGCGCaaggttttaaacaattttctccttaatgaagacaaaatagttttcatcaaaatttttcTCCAATAAAGAATAacgagaaatatagcatagtgaaccTTGCATTAGgctgctaagccaaaccaaatgctTCGATTCCATTAGTTCTCACCAGCTTAAAATAAGCTTCTTTTCTTgcaggacatcacgcttgactagaggttttctcaggaacacaaattttgtctctgttttttggagctagtggcgctagcttagtccgttaactaagtttgtgtcggattctgatgagaagaagtcgaaacgcaaaattccataactaattaatGTAGTGAGAAACACCGCTTCTTTGACTTCGGTCGATTCAGCctgttctgtcactaagttagtgttggattttgatgagaggaactcgaaacgcctctcctataactaatttaataaaatgtttGTTTGAAATACCTTTTCGTACGTCCAGTGCAACCACAAATTTTGTTTGTATTATGATAATTACATTGTTTCAATTAAATGATtagtttaaaacaaaaataagcaGCCGAGCTCAGGAGACTTCACAATCTAGCTAGGAAAACCATTCAAGAAGCAAAAGAAATCAGTTGGTCCAATTTCCTGAACGGCATACACGGCGACAAAACGGTTTTTCACTGGCAATCAACGATGTAACAATCACCGACCCACGGGAAATCGCAAACAGAATCGGCAGTCATTTCCAATAGCCATCCGCGAACGTCGTCTTCGTCCGGCACAAGACACATCTCGAAGTAATCCTCACCACTTTTTCACCAAACTCTACAGCGGAATAAAACAAACCCTTCTCCGGGATGGAACTCGCTGCCGCCCTCAGGACAGCCCGTGGAAAATCGGTTAGCCCTGACAGAGTAGGGTACCCAATGTTAAGACATCTACCCCCAGGCGGGAAAAAGGCACTTCTCGACGCCTACAAAAAGATTTGGGAAGATGAGACTTTCCCAGACGACTGGTAACTTGTATACATATTGCCAATCATCAAAAAGAGTAAAAGCACACGAGTCCCGAGCGACTTCCGTACCATAAACCGCAAAGTTTCTAGAGAAAATGGTTAACCGCTGGGCTGATTACATGGGTGGAAGAAGGAATTTCTAGATAACCGCCAACTTGCCTTCTGGAAAGAACTCAGGACAGGAATCCATCTGGGGAACTGATTGAAAAAGCGAGGGCGAAAAACTTATTGCCGACATTGCCATCTTAGATGAGGCGAAAGCCTACAATACAGTGTGAGCGCTGCACCGATGGGACATGCTCGAAAATCTCGGAGCCTTCATTCAAAATTACCTAAAGGAGCAGCGATTCCAGGTATACATCGGCGGTGAACTCTCCGACGAATTCTGGGAGATCAAGACAGTCCCACAAGGATCAGAGCTTGCAGTAACGCTATTCCTCGTTAGGATGAACTCAATTTCAATTCACTACCCAAAGGAGTCTACCTGTTCGTCTACGTGGACGACATCATCCTAGTCACCTTGGGAAAAACTTTCCCCCGTACTTGGATCTCTCTTCAAGCCGCCGTCAATGCG carries:
- the LOC131692052 gene encoding uncharacterized protein LOC131692052, which gives rise to MNNTVKKRKVARSEEVINNCLHAIRNGMAIKTACRRYDIPRSTIKFRLSKRYKHQTRPGAAPVLDQADELELVGWMNKMARKGYPVTKYRIMNRVSLYLEEHPEKNRFKTGKPSDRWYSCFIDRYRSELSIQKSKSGTRASANVTKSDIRKWFNEVLGILHEEEIADILTDPRRILNGDEACFYLHPTIDKVIARRCKRNVHKIEQGSAKENITVMLTCSADDLMFPPMVVLPYKKIPMKVTKEVPAEWGLSKTDSGWIHKECFMKYIKRILHPQLVKADLLPVVYFVDGHTSNTPWEIAEECSKLGIILVCMYANCTKVCQPLEAAVFKSLEMAWLNVMNGWKFSNPKLHVKTEHFLSLLKNAMESVDDRIVRDGFEACGLFPFDINSVDFSECLADNYFDADQNDSPETEDYYEMDDTTISHSKTFPVSHADAKEVLDMMGLSRRIRYRNENDMDFISEEDQILAKVYSMLKTLDAENEMIGGHFLDDQAMVEEAIYESDVEEKLKIEFVPMDASYEA